A region from the Sebastes umbrosus isolate fSebUmb1 chromosome 18, fSebUmb1.pri, whole genome shotgun sequence genome encodes:
- the LOC119476788 gene encoding heterogeneous nuclear ribonucleoprotein Q-like isoform X2 — protein MMSGDMATDHVNGNGTEGTEGTEEPMDTTVEVTRSEHFPALLEAGLPQNVAEKLDELYVAGLVAHSDLDERAIEALKEFNEEGALQVLVQFKESDLSHVQNKSAFLCGVMKTYRQREKQGTKVSDSTKGPDEAKIKELLDRTNYTLDVTTGQRKYGGPPPDSVYSGAQPNIGTEIFVGKIPRDLFEDELVPLFEKAGSIWDLRLMMDPLSGLNRGYAFVTFCTKEAAQEAVKLCNNHEIRPGKHIGVCISVANNRLFVGSIPKSKTKEQIVEEFSKVTEGLSDVILYHQPDDKKKNRGFCFLEYEDHKTAAQARRRLMSGKVKVWGNVVTVEWADPIEDPDPDVMAKVKVLFVRNLANGVTEELLETSFSEFGKLERVKKLKDYAFIHFEERDGAVKALDEMNGKELEGEPIEIVFAKPPDQKRKDRKAQRLAAKTTMYDDYYYYPPPSHMPPPVRGRGRGGNRGGYAAYPPDYYGYEDYYDYYGYDYHNYRGGYDDPYYGYDDFQAPSRGRGGSRGSRGGSSPARGRGGAGAPRGRASFSQRGGPGPGRGGRGARGGLPPRGRGGVRGARGGRGGNVGGKRKADGYNQPDSKRRQTNNQNWGSQPIAQQPLQGGDHSAGKRGRGRS, from the exons ATG ATGTCTGGAGACATGGCCACAGATCATGTAAATGGGAACGGTACGGAGGGTACGGAGGGAACGGAGGAACCGATGGACACTACAGTCGAGGTGACCCGCTCAGAACACTTCCCAGCTTTACTGGAGGCTGGTTTACCTCAAAATGTGGCTGAGAAGCTAGATGAACTTTACGTAGCAG GCCTAGTAGCACATAGTGACCTAGACGAAAGGGCTATTGAAGCTTTGAAAGAATTCAATGAGGAGGGAGCCCTGCAAGTGCTGGTCCAGTTCAAAGAGAGTGATCTGTCACACGTGCAA AACAAAAGTGCCTTTCTCTGTGGGGTGATGAAGACGTACAGGCAGAGGGAGAAACAAGGGACTAAAGTTTCAGACTCCACTAAAGGACCCGATGAGGCTAAAATCAAAGAACTCCTGGACAGAACCAACTACACCCTCGACGTCACAACGGGCCAGCGAAAGTATGGCGGGCCCCCACCTGATTCGGTGTACTCGGGTGCTCAACCCAACATTGGAACAGAG ATATTTGTCGGGAAGATTCCCCGTGACTTGTTCGAAGACGAGCTGGTTCCTCTCTTTGAGAAGGCCGGGTCTATCTGGGACCTGAGGCTAATGATGGACCCGCTGAGCGGCCTGAACAGGGGCTACGCCTTCGTCACGTTCTGCACTAAAGAAGCGGCCCAGGAGGCGGTGAAACTG tGCAATAATCATGAGATTCGCCCTGGCAAGCACATCGGGGTGTGTATATCTGTCGCCAACAACAGGCTATTCGTTGGCTCCATTCCCAAGAGTAAAACAAAGGAGCAGATTGTTGAAGAGTTTTCTAAAGTCACAG AGGGCCTCAGTGACGTCATACTGTACCATCAGCCCGATGACAAAAAGAAGAACCGTGGCTTCTGCTTCTTGGAGTACGAAGACCACAAAACGGCAGCTCAGGCTCGCCGCCGGCTAATGAGCGGCAAGGTGAAGGTTTGGGGCAACGTGGTGACGGTGGAGTGGGCCGATCCCATCGAAGATCCGGACCCAGACGTCATGGCCAAG GTGAAGGTTTTATTTGTGAGAAATCTTGCCAACGGTGTCACAGAGGAGCTCCTCGAGACGTCCTTCAGTGAGTTTGGGAAACTGGAGCGCGTTAAGAAGCTCAAAGACTACGCCTTCATTCACTTTGAAGAGAGGGACGGTGCAGTGAAG GCGTTGGATGAGATGAATGGGAAGGAGCTGGAGGGAGAGCCTATTGAGATTGTTTTTGCCAAACCACCAGATCAGAAGAGGAAGGACCGCAAAGCACAGAGACTAGCAGCCAAAACAACAAT GTATGATGACTATTACTACTATCCTCCGCCTTCCCACATGCCGCCTCCTGTCCGAGGCCGGGGCAGAGGCGGCAACCGGGGCGGCTATGCTGCTTACCCCCCCGACTACTACGGTTATGAGGATTACTATGACTACTATGGCTATGACTATCACAACTACCGCGGCGGCTACGACGACCCCTACTACGGGTACGACGACTTCCAGGCCCCGAGCCGAGGACGGGGCGGCAGCAGGGGCTCCCGGGGCGGATCCTCTCCAGCCAGGGGACGCGGCGGCGCCGGGGCACCTAGGGGCAGGGCCAGCTTCTCCCAGCGGGGCGGGCCCGGACCGGGCCGCGGCGGGCGGGGAGCAAGAGGAGGCTTGCCACCGAGAGGGCGAGGAGGGGTACGTGGTGCTCGGGGTGGCCGCGGTGGAAATGTAGGAGGAAAGCGCAAAGCTGATGGGTACAACCAGCCAGATTCCAAGCGTCGCCAGACCAATAATCAGAACTGGGGCTCTCAACCCATTGCTCAGCAACCGCTTCAAGGTGGTGATCATTCTG CAGGAAAAAGGGGTCGAGGCCGGTCCTGA
- the LOC119476788 gene encoding heterogeneous nuclear ribonucleoprotein Q-like isoform X4: MMSGDMATDHVNGNGTEGTEGTEEPMDTTVEVTRSEHFPALLEAGLPQNVAEKLDELYVAGLVAHSDLDERAIEALKEFNEEGALQVLVQFKESDLSHVQNKSAFLCGVMKTYRQREKQGTKVSDSTKGPDEAKIKELLDRTNYTLDVTTGQRKYGGPPPDSVYSGAQPNIGTEIFVGKIPRDLFEDELVPLFEKAGSIWDLRLMMDPLSGLNRGYAFVTFCTKEAAQEAVKLCNNHEIRPGKHIGVCISVANNRLFVGSIPKSKTKEQIVEEFSKVTEGLSDVILYHQPDDKKKNRGFCFLEYEDHKTAAQARRRLMSGKVKVWGNVVTVEWADPIEDPDPDVMAKVKVLFVRNLANGVTEELLETSFSEFGKLERVKKLKDYAFIHFEERDGAVKALDEMNGKELEGEPIEIVFAKPPDQKRKDRKAQRLAAKTTMYDDYYYYPPPSHMPPPVRGRGRGGNRGGYAAYPPDYYGYEDYYDYYGYDYHNYRGGYDDPYYGYDDFQAPSRGRGGSRGSRGGSSPARGRGGAGAPRGRASFSQRGGPGPGRGGRGARGGLPPRGRGGVRGARGGRGGNVGGKRKADGYNQPDSKRRQTNNQNWGSQPIAQQPLQGGDHSET, encoded by the exons ATG ATGTCTGGAGACATGGCCACAGATCATGTAAATGGGAACGGTACGGAGGGTACGGAGGGAACGGAGGAACCGATGGACACTACAGTCGAGGTGACCCGCTCAGAACACTTCCCAGCTTTACTGGAGGCTGGTTTACCTCAAAATGTGGCTGAGAAGCTAGATGAACTTTACGTAGCAG GCCTAGTAGCACATAGTGACCTAGACGAAAGGGCTATTGAAGCTTTGAAAGAATTCAATGAGGAGGGAGCCCTGCAAGTGCTGGTCCAGTTCAAAGAGAGTGATCTGTCACACGTGCAA AACAAAAGTGCCTTTCTCTGTGGGGTGATGAAGACGTACAGGCAGAGGGAGAAACAAGGGACTAAAGTTTCAGACTCCACTAAAGGACCCGATGAGGCTAAAATCAAAGAACTCCTGGACAGAACCAACTACACCCTCGACGTCACAACGGGCCAGCGAAAGTATGGCGGGCCCCCACCTGATTCGGTGTACTCGGGTGCTCAACCCAACATTGGAACAGAG ATATTTGTCGGGAAGATTCCCCGTGACTTGTTCGAAGACGAGCTGGTTCCTCTCTTTGAGAAGGCCGGGTCTATCTGGGACCTGAGGCTAATGATGGACCCGCTGAGCGGCCTGAACAGGGGCTACGCCTTCGTCACGTTCTGCACTAAAGAAGCGGCCCAGGAGGCGGTGAAACTG tGCAATAATCATGAGATTCGCCCTGGCAAGCACATCGGGGTGTGTATATCTGTCGCCAACAACAGGCTATTCGTTGGCTCCATTCCCAAGAGTAAAACAAAGGAGCAGATTGTTGAAGAGTTTTCTAAAGTCACAG AGGGCCTCAGTGACGTCATACTGTACCATCAGCCCGATGACAAAAAGAAGAACCGTGGCTTCTGCTTCTTGGAGTACGAAGACCACAAAACGGCAGCTCAGGCTCGCCGCCGGCTAATGAGCGGCAAGGTGAAGGTTTGGGGCAACGTGGTGACGGTGGAGTGGGCCGATCCCATCGAAGATCCGGACCCAGACGTCATGGCCAAG GTGAAGGTTTTATTTGTGAGAAATCTTGCCAACGGTGTCACAGAGGAGCTCCTCGAGACGTCCTTCAGTGAGTTTGGGAAACTGGAGCGCGTTAAGAAGCTCAAAGACTACGCCTTCATTCACTTTGAAGAGAGGGACGGTGCAGTGAAG GCGTTGGATGAGATGAATGGGAAGGAGCTGGAGGGAGAGCCTATTGAGATTGTTTTTGCCAAACCACCAGATCAGAAGAGGAAGGACCGCAAAGCACAGAGACTAGCAGCCAAAACAACAAT GTATGATGACTATTACTACTATCCTCCGCCTTCCCACATGCCGCCTCCTGTCCGAGGCCGGGGCAGAGGCGGCAACCGGGGCGGCTATGCTGCTTACCCCCCCGACTACTACGGTTATGAGGATTACTATGACTACTATGGCTATGACTATCACAACTACCGCGGCGGCTACGACGACCCCTACTACGGGTACGACGACTTCCAGGCCCCGAGCCGAGGACGGGGCGGCAGCAGGGGCTCCCGGGGCGGATCCTCTCCAGCCAGGGGACGCGGCGGCGCCGGGGCACCTAGGGGCAGGGCCAGCTTCTCCCAGCGGGGCGGGCCCGGACCGGGCCGCGGCGGGCGGGGAGCAAGAGGAGGCTTGCCACCGAGAGGGCGAGGAGGGGTACGTGGTGCTCGGGGTGGCCGCGGTGGAAATGTAGGAGGAAAGCGCAAAGCTGATGGGTACAACCAGCCAGATTCCAAGCGTCGCCAGACCAATAATCAGAACTGGGGCTCTCAACCCATTGCTCAGCAACCGCTTCAAGGTGGTGATCATTCTG aGACTTGA
- the LOC119476788 gene encoding heterogeneous nuclear ribonucleoprotein Q-like isoform X3, whose protein sequence is MMSGDMATDHVNGNGTEGTEGTEEPMDTTVEVTRSEHFPALLEAGLPQNVAEKLDELYVAGLVAHSDLDERAIEALKEFNEEGALQVLVQFKESDLSHVQNKSAFLCGVMKTYRQREKQGTKVSDSTKGPDEAKIKELLDRTNYTLDVTTGQRKYGGPPPDSVYSGAQPNIGTEIFVGKIPRDLFEDELVPLFEKAGSIWDLRLMMDPLSGLNRGYAFVTFCTKEAAQEAVKLCNNHEIRPGKHIGVCISVANNRLFVGSIPKSKTKEQIVEEFSKVTEGLSDVILYHQPDDKKKNRGFCFLEYEDHKTAAQARRRLMSGKVKVWGNVVTVEWADPIEDPDPDVMAKVKVLFVRNLANGVTEELLETSFSEFGKLERVKKLKDYAFIHFEERDGAVKALDEMNGKELEGEPIEIVFAKPPDQKRKDRKAQRLAAKTTMYDDYYYYPPPSHMPPPVRGRGRGGNRGGYAAYPPDYYGYEDYYDYYGYDYHNYRGGYDDPYYGYDDFQAPSRGRGGSRGSRGGSSPARGRGGAGAPRGRASFSQRGGPGPGRGGRGARGGLPPRGRGGVRGARGGRGGNVGGKRKADGYNQPDSKRRQTNNQNWGSQPIAQQPLQGGDHSGKRGRGRS, encoded by the exons ATG ATGTCTGGAGACATGGCCACAGATCATGTAAATGGGAACGGTACGGAGGGTACGGAGGGAACGGAGGAACCGATGGACACTACAGTCGAGGTGACCCGCTCAGAACACTTCCCAGCTTTACTGGAGGCTGGTTTACCTCAAAATGTGGCTGAGAAGCTAGATGAACTTTACGTAGCAG GCCTAGTAGCACATAGTGACCTAGACGAAAGGGCTATTGAAGCTTTGAAAGAATTCAATGAGGAGGGAGCCCTGCAAGTGCTGGTCCAGTTCAAAGAGAGTGATCTGTCACACGTGCAA AACAAAAGTGCCTTTCTCTGTGGGGTGATGAAGACGTACAGGCAGAGGGAGAAACAAGGGACTAAAGTTTCAGACTCCACTAAAGGACCCGATGAGGCTAAAATCAAAGAACTCCTGGACAGAACCAACTACACCCTCGACGTCACAACGGGCCAGCGAAAGTATGGCGGGCCCCCACCTGATTCGGTGTACTCGGGTGCTCAACCCAACATTGGAACAGAG ATATTTGTCGGGAAGATTCCCCGTGACTTGTTCGAAGACGAGCTGGTTCCTCTCTTTGAGAAGGCCGGGTCTATCTGGGACCTGAGGCTAATGATGGACCCGCTGAGCGGCCTGAACAGGGGCTACGCCTTCGTCACGTTCTGCACTAAAGAAGCGGCCCAGGAGGCGGTGAAACTG tGCAATAATCATGAGATTCGCCCTGGCAAGCACATCGGGGTGTGTATATCTGTCGCCAACAACAGGCTATTCGTTGGCTCCATTCCCAAGAGTAAAACAAAGGAGCAGATTGTTGAAGAGTTTTCTAAAGTCACAG AGGGCCTCAGTGACGTCATACTGTACCATCAGCCCGATGACAAAAAGAAGAACCGTGGCTTCTGCTTCTTGGAGTACGAAGACCACAAAACGGCAGCTCAGGCTCGCCGCCGGCTAATGAGCGGCAAGGTGAAGGTTTGGGGCAACGTGGTGACGGTGGAGTGGGCCGATCCCATCGAAGATCCGGACCCAGACGTCATGGCCAAG GTGAAGGTTTTATTTGTGAGAAATCTTGCCAACGGTGTCACAGAGGAGCTCCTCGAGACGTCCTTCAGTGAGTTTGGGAAACTGGAGCGCGTTAAGAAGCTCAAAGACTACGCCTTCATTCACTTTGAAGAGAGGGACGGTGCAGTGAAG GCGTTGGATGAGATGAATGGGAAGGAGCTGGAGGGAGAGCCTATTGAGATTGTTTTTGCCAAACCACCAGATCAGAAGAGGAAGGACCGCAAAGCACAGAGACTAGCAGCCAAAACAACAAT GTATGATGACTATTACTACTATCCTCCGCCTTCCCACATGCCGCCTCCTGTCCGAGGCCGGGGCAGAGGCGGCAACCGGGGCGGCTATGCTGCTTACCCCCCCGACTACTACGGTTATGAGGATTACTATGACTACTATGGCTATGACTATCACAACTACCGCGGCGGCTACGACGACCCCTACTACGGGTACGACGACTTCCAGGCCCCGAGCCGAGGACGGGGCGGCAGCAGGGGCTCCCGGGGCGGATCCTCTCCAGCCAGGGGACGCGGCGGCGCCGGGGCACCTAGGGGCAGGGCCAGCTTCTCCCAGCGGGGCGGGCCCGGACCGGGCCGCGGCGGGCGGGGAGCAAGAGGAGGCTTGCCACCGAGAGGGCGAGGAGGGGTACGTGGTGCTCGGGGTGGCCGCGGTGGAAATGTAGGAGGAAAGCGCAAAGCTGATGGGTACAACCAGCCAGATTCCAAGCGTCGCCAGACCAATAATCAGAACTGGGGCTCTCAACCCATTGCTCAGCAACCGCTTCAAGGTGGTGATCATTCTG GAAAAAGGGGTCGAGGCCGGTCCTGA
- the LOC119476788 gene encoding heterogeneous nuclear ribonucleoprotein Q-like isoform X5: MMSGDMATDHVNGNGTEGTEGTEEPMDTTVEVTRSEHFPALLEAGLPQNVAEKLDELYVAGLVAHSDLDERAIEALKEFNEEGALQVLVQFKESDLSHVQNKSAFLCGVMKTYRQREKQGTKVSDSTKGPDEAKIKELLDRTNYTLDVTTGQRKYGGPPPDSVYSGAQPNIGTEIFVGKIPRDLFEDELVPLFEKAGSIWDLRLMMDPLSGLNRGYAFVTFCTKEAAQEAVKLCNNHEIRPGKHIGVCISVANNRLFVGSIPKSKTKEQIVEEFSKVTEGLSDVILYHQPDDKKKNRGFCFLEYEDHKTAAQARRRLMSGKVKVWGNVVTVEWADPIEDPDPDVMAKVKVLFVRNLANGVTEELLETSFSEFGKLERVKKLKDYAFIHFEERDGAVKALDEMNGKELEGEPIEIVFAKPPDQKRKDRKAQRLAAKTTMYDDYYYYPPPSHMPPPVRGRGRGGNRGGYAAYPPDYYGYEDYYDYYGYDYHNYRGGYDDPYYGYDDFQAPSRGRGGSRGSRGGSSPARGRGGAGAPRGRASFSQRGGPGPGRGGRGARGGLPPRGRGGQEKGVEAGPDESL; the protein is encoded by the exons ATG ATGTCTGGAGACATGGCCACAGATCATGTAAATGGGAACGGTACGGAGGGTACGGAGGGAACGGAGGAACCGATGGACACTACAGTCGAGGTGACCCGCTCAGAACACTTCCCAGCTTTACTGGAGGCTGGTTTACCTCAAAATGTGGCTGAGAAGCTAGATGAACTTTACGTAGCAG GCCTAGTAGCACATAGTGACCTAGACGAAAGGGCTATTGAAGCTTTGAAAGAATTCAATGAGGAGGGAGCCCTGCAAGTGCTGGTCCAGTTCAAAGAGAGTGATCTGTCACACGTGCAA AACAAAAGTGCCTTTCTCTGTGGGGTGATGAAGACGTACAGGCAGAGGGAGAAACAAGGGACTAAAGTTTCAGACTCCACTAAAGGACCCGATGAGGCTAAAATCAAAGAACTCCTGGACAGAACCAACTACACCCTCGACGTCACAACGGGCCAGCGAAAGTATGGCGGGCCCCCACCTGATTCGGTGTACTCGGGTGCTCAACCCAACATTGGAACAGAG ATATTTGTCGGGAAGATTCCCCGTGACTTGTTCGAAGACGAGCTGGTTCCTCTCTTTGAGAAGGCCGGGTCTATCTGGGACCTGAGGCTAATGATGGACCCGCTGAGCGGCCTGAACAGGGGCTACGCCTTCGTCACGTTCTGCACTAAAGAAGCGGCCCAGGAGGCGGTGAAACTG tGCAATAATCATGAGATTCGCCCTGGCAAGCACATCGGGGTGTGTATATCTGTCGCCAACAACAGGCTATTCGTTGGCTCCATTCCCAAGAGTAAAACAAAGGAGCAGATTGTTGAAGAGTTTTCTAAAGTCACAG AGGGCCTCAGTGACGTCATACTGTACCATCAGCCCGATGACAAAAAGAAGAACCGTGGCTTCTGCTTCTTGGAGTACGAAGACCACAAAACGGCAGCTCAGGCTCGCCGCCGGCTAATGAGCGGCAAGGTGAAGGTTTGGGGCAACGTGGTGACGGTGGAGTGGGCCGATCCCATCGAAGATCCGGACCCAGACGTCATGGCCAAG GTGAAGGTTTTATTTGTGAGAAATCTTGCCAACGGTGTCACAGAGGAGCTCCTCGAGACGTCCTTCAGTGAGTTTGGGAAACTGGAGCGCGTTAAGAAGCTCAAAGACTACGCCTTCATTCACTTTGAAGAGAGGGACGGTGCAGTGAAG GCGTTGGATGAGATGAATGGGAAGGAGCTGGAGGGAGAGCCTATTGAGATTGTTTTTGCCAAACCACCAGATCAGAAGAGGAAGGACCGCAAAGCACAGAGACTAGCAGCCAAAACAACAAT GTATGATGACTATTACTACTATCCTCCGCCTTCCCACATGCCGCCTCCTGTCCGAGGCCGGGGCAGAGGCGGCAACCGGGGCGGCTATGCTGCTTACCCCCCCGACTACTACGGTTATGAGGATTACTATGACTACTATGGCTATGACTATCACAACTACCGCGGCGGCTACGACGACCCCTACTACGGGTACGACGACTTCCAGGCCCCGAGCCGAGGACGGGGCGGCAGCAGGGGCTCCCGGGGCGGATCCTCTCCAGCCAGGGGACGCGGCGGCGCCGGGGCACCTAGGGGCAGGGCCAGCTTCTCCCAGCGGGGCGGGCCCGGACCGGGCCGCGGCGGGCGGGGAGCAAGAGGAGGCTTGCCACCGAGAGGGCGAGGAGGG CAGGAAAAAGGGGTCGAGGCCGGTCCTGATGAGTCGCTATGA
- the LOC119476788 gene encoding heterogeneous nuclear ribonucleoprotein Q-like isoform X6 translates to MMSGDMATDHVNGNGTEGTEGTEEPMDTTVEVTRSEHFPALLEAGLPQNVAEKLDELYVAGLVAHSDLDERAIEALKEFNEEGALQVLVQFKESDLSHVQNKSAFLCGVMKTYRQREKQGTKVSDSTKGPDEAKIKELLDRTNYTLDVTTGQRKYGGPPPDSVYSGAQPNIGTEIFVGKIPRDLFEDELVPLFEKAGSIWDLRLMMDPLSGLNRGYAFVTFCTKEAAQEAVKLCNNHEIRPGKHIGVCISVANNRLFVGSIPKSKTKEQIVEEFSKVTEGLSDVILYHQPDDKKKNRGFCFLEYEDHKTAAQARRRLMSGKVKVWGNVVTVEWADPIEDPDPDVMAKVKVLFVRNLANGVTEELLETSFSEFGKLERVKKLKDYAFIHFEERDGAVKALDEMNGKELEGEPIEIVFAKPPDQKRKDRKAQRLAAKTTMYDDYYYYPPPSHMPPPVRGRGRGGNRGGYAAYPPDYYGYEDYYDYYGYDYHNYRGGYDDPYYGYDDFQAPSRGRGGSRGSRGGSSPARGRGGAGAPRGRASFSQRGGPGPGRGGRGARGGLPPRGRGGEKGVEAGPDESL, encoded by the exons ATG ATGTCTGGAGACATGGCCACAGATCATGTAAATGGGAACGGTACGGAGGGTACGGAGGGAACGGAGGAACCGATGGACACTACAGTCGAGGTGACCCGCTCAGAACACTTCCCAGCTTTACTGGAGGCTGGTTTACCTCAAAATGTGGCTGAGAAGCTAGATGAACTTTACGTAGCAG GCCTAGTAGCACATAGTGACCTAGACGAAAGGGCTATTGAAGCTTTGAAAGAATTCAATGAGGAGGGAGCCCTGCAAGTGCTGGTCCAGTTCAAAGAGAGTGATCTGTCACACGTGCAA AACAAAAGTGCCTTTCTCTGTGGGGTGATGAAGACGTACAGGCAGAGGGAGAAACAAGGGACTAAAGTTTCAGACTCCACTAAAGGACCCGATGAGGCTAAAATCAAAGAACTCCTGGACAGAACCAACTACACCCTCGACGTCACAACGGGCCAGCGAAAGTATGGCGGGCCCCCACCTGATTCGGTGTACTCGGGTGCTCAACCCAACATTGGAACAGAG ATATTTGTCGGGAAGATTCCCCGTGACTTGTTCGAAGACGAGCTGGTTCCTCTCTTTGAGAAGGCCGGGTCTATCTGGGACCTGAGGCTAATGATGGACCCGCTGAGCGGCCTGAACAGGGGCTACGCCTTCGTCACGTTCTGCACTAAAGAAGCGGCCCAGGAGGCGGTGAAACTG tGCAATAATCATGAGATTCGCCCTGGCAAGCACATCGGGGTGTGTATATCTGTCGCCAACAACAGGCTATTCGTTGGCTCCATTCCCAAGAGTAAAACAAAGGAGCAGATTGTTGAAGAGTTTTCTAAAGTCACAG AGGGCCTCAGTGACGTCATACTGTACCATCAGCCCGATGACAAAAAGAAGAACCGTGGCTTCTGCTTCTTGGAGTACGAAGACCACAAAACGGCAGCTCAGGCTCGCCGCCGGCTAATGAGCGGCAAGGTGAAGGTTTGGGGCAACGTGGTGACGGTGGAGTGGGCCGATCCCATCGAAGATCCGGACCCAGACGTCATGGCCAAG GTGAAGGTTTTATTTGTGAGAAATCTTGCCAACGGTGTCACAGAGGAGCTCCTCGAGACGTCCTTCAGTGAGTTTGGGAAACTGGAGCGCGTTAAGAAGCTCAAAGACTACGCCTTCATTCACTTTGAAGAGAGGGACGGTGCAGTGAAG GCGTTGGATGAGATGAATGGGAAGGAGCTGGAGGGAGAGCCTATTGAGATTGTTTTTGCCAAACCACCAGATCAGAAGAGGAAGGACCGCAAAGCACAGAGACTAGCAGCCAAAACAACAAT GTATGATGACTATTACTACTATCCTCCGCCTTCCCACATGCCGCCTCCTGTCCGAGGCCGGGGCAGAGGCGGCAACCGGGGCGGCTATGCTGCTTACCCCCCCGACTACTACGGTTATGAGGATTACTATGACTACTATGGCTATGACTATCACAACTACCGCGGCGGCTACGACGACCCCTACTACGGGTACGACGACTTCCAGGCCCCGAGCCGAGGACGGGGCGGCAGCAGGGGCTCCCGGGGCGGATCCTCTCCAGCCAGGGGACGCGGCGGCGCCGGGGCACCTAGGGGCAGGGCCAGCTTCTCCCAGCGGGGCGGGCCCGGACCGGGCCGCGGCGGGCGGGGAGCAAGAGGAGGCTTGCCACCGAGAGGGCGAGGAGGG GAAAAAGGGGTCGAGGCCGGTCCTGATGAGTCGCTATGA